Part of the Natrialbaceae archaeon AArc-T1-2 genome, GGCGTTCGGTCCGGAGGCCTACGGCTCCCACGAGGAGTTCGAACATCTGCTCCTCGAGAGCCTCGAGGACTACGTCGAAACGCTGTACGAGTTCGCTACCGGCGGCCCGTACGGCTGACAGCGGCCGAAGTTGCGACTCGAGCGAACGACGATCCACGCGCCACCCTGGATGGAGGCATCACGCGTCGACGGCTGGAAGCGTAAACGAGAACGTCGCTCCGTCGCCGGACTCGGACTCGACCCACATCTCGCCGCCGTGGCGCTCGACGATCCGTTCACAGAGCGCGAGTCCGATCCCCATGCCGTCGTTCTCGCCGTGGGTGTGGAGCCGTTGGAAGACCTCGAAGATCCGTTCTTGGTCGTCCGGATCGATCCCGATCCCCTCGTCACGGACCGAAACGATCCACTCCGATCCGTCGCGATCAGCCGACACGTGGATCCGTGGCGGCTCGTCGCCGCTGTACTCGATCGCGTTGTCGAGCAGGTTCTGGAATACTTGCCGGAGCTGGTTGCCGTCTCCCTCGACCGTGGGCAGGGAGTCGGCGGTGATCTCGGCATCGTGGCGCTCGACTTTCACCCCCAGATCCGTGCGAGCGTTCTCGAGGACCGTATTCAGGTCGATTGGTTCGAACGGCTCTCCCTGCGTCTCGACCCGCGAGTACGCGAGCAATCCGTCGATCATCTCGCGCATCCGTTCGGCACCGTCGACGGCGAACTCGAGAAACTCTTCGCCGTCCTCGTCGAGCGCGTCATCGTAGCGTCGTTCGATGAGTTGCAGGTAACTCGAGACCATCCGCAACGGCTCCTGGAGGTCGTGGGAGACGGCGTAGGCGAACTGCTCTAACCGTTCGTTCGAGGTCTCGAGTTTCCGTTCGTACTCCTTGCGTTCGGTGACGTCCTGGCCGATGCCGATGACCCGGTCAGGGCCGTCCCCGGCTTCGACGCGGCTGCCGCGGACGTGGAGCCAGCGGGTCTCCCCGTCGGGTCTATCGATCCGGAACGTCTCCTCGAACGGCTCCGTCGGGAGTTTCGCGAAGTTCTCGCGGACGCGGTCGCGGTCTTCGGGGTGGACCCACTCGAGATAGGCGTCGGGATCGTCGTACAGCTCGTGGCGGTCGATGCCCCAGACGTCGTCGAACGAGGGGCTGATATAGAGATACGCCGAGGCATCGGCCGTCATGATCCAGACGATCTCATCGAGGTTCTCCGCGACCATCTGGAACTTCGCCTCGCTCTCGTGCAGGGCCCGTTCGGCCTCTTTGCGCTCGGTAATGTCGATGAGTGCACCCGGAAACGTGGTCGGATCTCCCTCCGCGTCGCACTCGACGTGGCCCCGGGCCAGCACCCACCGGAGGTTCCCGTCGTCGTTCCAGACGCGATACTCCGCCTCGTACTCGCCACAGGATTCGAGCGCCGCGTCGATCTTCGCCTCGACGCGGTCGCGGTCGTCCTCGTGGATGGCCTCGACGAAGTGCTCGAGCGAGACGCCCTCGCGGGCCGCCGCCGGATCGACGCCGAACGTTCGGGCGAAGGACGCGCCGACGACCATGCGGTCCTCGGGGGCGTGCCACTCCCAGGTCCCGATCGCGCCGGCCTCGACCGCGGCTTCGAGTTGGGATTTGGCGTCCTGTAGCTCCTGTTCCATCTTCCGGCGCTCGGTGACGTTCTGGGACAGGCACATGGCGGCGAAGATCTCGCCGTCGTCGTCCCGGACCGGATGGAAGTGAAACCGGTATATCTCGTCGTCGACCGGTGCCTCGAACTCGCTGGGTTCGCCCTCGAGGGCGGCTTCATAGCGGGGAACGACGATCTCGGCGATCTCCTCGGGCAACACGCCGGGGAGATACTGCCCCTCGAGTTCCTCCCTGGGGATGTCGGCTCGTCCTTCGAGCGTTCCGCCGAAGGTGGCGTAATGAAGGTCCTCGTCGACGAGGGCGACGACACCGTTCGGGAAGTGCTCGATCAGCGTCCGGTAGCGGCGTTCGCTTCGCTCGAGTTCGCGTTCGCGCTCTTTGCGCTCGGTGACGTCCCTGAAGTAGACCGAGAGGCCGGTCTCGGAGGGGTAGACGTCGATCCGGTACCACGCCTCAAGCGGCTCGGGATAGTAGAGTTCGAACGACGTCGACTCCTGGGTCTCCATCGCCCGCTCGTACTCCTCGCGGAGCCTCGAGTCGGCGGCCCACTCGAACGTCTCCCAGACGCGTTTTCCGACGAGCCCATCACCCTCGACGTCGATCAGCTCTCGGGCCCGGTCGTTGGCGTACGTAATCCGCCAGTCGGTGTCGAGTGAGTAGAACGCATCCGAGATGCGACCGTGGAGTTCCTCGAGTTCGTGCTCCCTCTCGATTGCCGATGCGAGAACGTTCGCGACGTTTCGGACGAACGTGGCGTCGTGCTCCGTGAACGTCCGCTGGTCTCGCGTGTACACCCCCAGAACGCCCCACGGGTCATCGCCTGGGCCGACGGTTACGCTTACGGCACTGACGACGTCGTGGCTGGCGAAAAACGACGCGTCGGAGAACCGCTCTTCGGCAGAGAGATCGTCGACGATGACCGGCGTCTCCGAACGCAGCGTCTGTCCCACCTGCGAGTCGTCGGTCGCCGGTACCGTCGCCTCGCCGACGAGGCCGTCGCGCCAGCCGACACCCCCCTCGAGAACCGCGTTCTCTCCCCTGGGGCACAACTCGAACACTGCTGCGCAGTCGGCGTCGAACGTCTCGGCGACGGCGTCGGCGGTATCGGAGATCAATCGATCGAGGTCGTCGGTTTCGAGTGCCCGCTGCCCGAGGTCCGCGACGACTTTCTGTCGCCGGAGCCACGTTCGACGATCGGTGTCCGCCGGGGTCGGATCCATCAGGTGATGTAATGCTCGAGAACCGGTAAAGCCTGCTGTTCACTCACTGTTACCGGAACTGATTATCGTCGTCGCCGCGTTCGACGTCGATTCGGTGGGGTTCCTCGCTCCGTTCGTCGTCGCCGCCGACCGGGATCTTCGTTCGAAGATCGGACGCGAACGACTGGACCTGATCGAGCAGTGTGCTGACTTCCTCTTCGAACTCCTCGACGGACCGTTCGACGTAGTGGACTCGTCTGGCAGGAACCCGCCGGACGATATCGTTCCCCTCTTCGTCCTCGTCAGTCTTGATGATCCAGTGGTCCTGGAAGTACGCGACGTGTTCGTTCGGAACCGTCTTCCTGACGGTCCCCTCGTCCGGTTCTTCGTAGACGATCGTCGCCTCTCCGAGGTCACGCTCGAGTTCGAGGTCTTCGTCGACCATACGAAACGTCCCATAGCGACGGGAATAGACGCTGTGCTTGCTTATACTGTCGGTCATACATACGTAACCTACCCGTGAGAGCGGACGGGCTGACATGCGCTGTACCGCCGGTTCTGGCACACGCCAGTTCACCGGTCCACGACCGACAGTATACACCCGGTCATGATTCGTTCAACAGTCGGCTGCCAGGAGTGGCCTCGATACGGGTTCAGTCGGCCGTTCAATCCACGCAACCGTTGACTGGACCATGACCGGGTGTATATCAACAACGGGCCTTCGGACGACTCGACGACTCGAGGGCGATCGACTGCACACCCTCTGTCGGTTTCCCCAACCGGGTACGGATTTCCTAGATTTCGAGGGTCCAGTACCGGTCGTGTTCCTCGAGGACGCGGTAGTCGGTTCCGAGCACGTCGAGCAGCGCTTTCACGTCGTCGATGACGTCGACCTCGGCCGGCGTTTCGTCCGGATCGTGCTGGAAGACGAACGCGTCGCGGTTCGTGCCGTTTCGGGTGAGCCAGTCGGGCAGGAAACCGGCCGGCTCGAGGCCGCTGCTTTCGAGGGCTCCATACAGCGACCACAGCTCCTGGGCGTTCGCGTCGATCGGGACCATCATGTGGGTGTCGTTTCGTTCCATCGCGGCCAGGATCTCCCGTTCGGATTCGGCCCACGACTCGTCGCCGGCTGCGGTCACCTCCCAGAGGAACTCGCGGCTGTGTTCGAGGCCGATTTCGAGCCACTCGAGGGCGACGCCCGGGGAGGTCGTTCCCTCGGTGATCTCGAGGTCTCGCCCGAGGAGATCGAGCGATGCCTGCGCGAGCGTTCGCTCGACGACGTGGCGGTAGGCCTCGGGGACGTAGACGGTCCGTTCGTCGTACGCGATGCTGTCGGTGTAGAGCATGATGATCTCGCTTTCGTTCGCGACGCCGAAGTATCGGCCCTGGAAGTGTCGCTGGAACGAAAACGGGGCGAATCCGCGCGCGACGAGGTTGTGCTGGGAGGCGGGATGGGAGGTGACGGCGCCGGCGTAGATCAGCCCCCGAAAGGAGTCGTCGGTCTCGAGGACGTTCACCCGGTGTTTCAACAGCGCACGGCCAAGCCCCTTCCCGCGAAACGGCGGTTTGACCGCGAGCTTTCCGATCTGTGCGTTTCCCGTCTCGAGCGAGTCGTACTCGATCGCCGCGGCCGCGACGACGTCCTCGCCGTGTTCGACGACGAACGGGCGGGTTCGTTCGTCCGCGAGGAGGTCCGTCCGGACGGCTCGTTCCGAGACGAGCGGGTACTCGGTTCCGTCGGGATACGCGTCTGCGTACACGCTCGCGACGTCCGCCGCGTCGCCCGCGGCGGCCTCGCGGACGGCGTACCCGTCCGGCAGGTCGAGTACGAACGGGGCGTCCCGGTTTCCCATGGGCTCGATTCGACGCGGCCAGCCATGTCGGTTTCGGACGGGCAGACGCTACGACCGGGAGGCCGAAGACTCGAGAGCGGAGACGAACCGATCGAGCAGCGAGTTCGGCTCGCGCGGACGCTCGGTGATTTCGTACTCGCTGGTCAACTCGTCGTCGCGCTCGCTCAGGACCGTCACCCCCTCGGCGTCGATCAGGTCCGCGACCCGTTCGTCGACCGTTCCGTCGGTCGCGAGGACGACCGGGCGGGCATCGACCTCGCGTGCGGCCTCGCACAATCGGGAAACGTCGTCTTCCGTCGGCGACTCGTGGACGTCCGCGACGATGCAGTCCTCGAGGAGGCCGTCCTCGGCGTAGACGTGGACCGGAATCTCGCCGTCTGCCGTCGTGATCGTCGTATCGACGCTCGTTTCGTACCGGCGCGCGTCGAAGGCGTCCGCGAGCGATCGACGGCCTTCGAGCTGGGCGACGGTCCACTCCTCGCCGGCGACGGTCAGGTGGTAGTGATAGAGCGGCTCCTCGCGTGTTTCCGCCGGCGGGTAGATCCCGTCACAGTCCCGACACCAGAGTCGATGCGTCGGATCGTCGAACGACGACCCGCAGTCGTGACACCGATACCGGCGCTGGCGCTCGAGGTCGGCTTCCGTGACGTCCTCGCTACAGCCCGGACACGTCGCGTCGTCGCCGTCCTCGAACGAATCGGACTCGAGCGTTCCGCCACACGTCGCGTGGACGATCACGGGCTCTCGCGTCGCGTGCACCGAGCCACAGCTTGGACAGCCGCTGCTGTATTGCATCCCTTCGCCGGCACAGTCCGGGCAGATGTACACCTTGTACTCGAACGCCG contains:
- a CDS encoding PAS domain S-box protein; its protein translation is MDPTPADTDRRTWLRRQKVVADLGQRALETDDLDRLISDTADAVAETFDADCAAVFELCPRGENAVLEGGVGWRDGLVGEATVPATDDSQVGQTLRSETPVIVDDLSAEERFSDASFFASHDVVSAVSVTVGPGDDPWGVLGVYTRDQRTFTEHDATFVRNVANVLASAIEREHELEELHGRISDAFYSLDTDWRITYANDRARELIDVEGDGLVGKRVWETFEWAADSRLREEYERAMETQESTSFELYYPEPLEAWYRIDVYPSETGLSVYFRDVTERKERERELERSERRYRTLIEHFPNGVVALVDEDLHYATFGGTLEGRADIPREELEGQYLPGVLPEEIAEIVVPRYEAALEGEPSEFEAPVDDEIYRFHFHPVRDDDGEIFAAMCLSQNVTERRKMEQELQDAKSQLEAAVEAGAIGTWEWHAPEDRMVVGASFARTFGVDPAAAREGVSLEHFVEAIHEDDRDRVEAKIDAALESCGEYEAEYRVWNDDGNLRWVLARGHVECDAEGDPTTFPGALIDITERKEAERALHESEAKFQMVAENLDEIVWIMTADASAYLYISPSFDDVWGIDRHELYDDPDAYLEWVHPEDRDRVRENFAKLPTEPFEETFRIDRPDGETRWLHVRGSRVEAGDGPDRVIGIGQDVTERKEYERKLETSNERLEQFAYAVSHDLQEPLRMVSSYLQLIERRYDDALDEDGEEFLEFAVDGAERMREMIDGLLAYSRVETQGEPFEPIDLNTVLENARTDLGVKVERHDAEITADSLPTVEGDGNQLRQVFQNLLDNAIEYSGDEPPRIHVSADRDGSEWIVSVRDEGIGIDPDDQERIFEVFQRLHTHGENDGMGIGLALCERIVERHGGEMWVESESGDGATFSFTLPAVDA
- a CDS encoding GNAT family N-acetyltransferase, with translation MGNRDAPFVLDLPDGYAVREAAAGDAADVASVYADAYPDGTEYPLVSERAVRTDLLADERTRPFVVEHGEDVVAAAAIEYDSLETGNAQIGKLAVKPPFRGKGLGRALLKHRVNVLETDDSFRGLIYAGAVTSHPASQHNLVARGFAPFSFQRHFQGRYFGVANESEIIMLYTDSIAYDERTVYVPEAYRHVVERTLAQASLDLLGRDLEITEGTTSPGVALEWLEIGLEHSREFLWEVTAAGDESWAESEREILAAMERNDTHMMVPIDANAQELWSLYGALESSGLEPAGFLPDWLTRNGTNRDAFVFQHDPDETPAEVDVIDDVKALLDVLGTDYRVLEEHDRYWTLEI